One region of Chlorogloeopsis sp. ULAP01 genomic DNA includes:
- a CDS encoding ABC transporter ATP-binding protein, with amino-acid sequence MIVSGMNDTETAIQSTDDDLLISVENISKKFCRDLKQSLFYGVQDIATELIGGRRKSDVLRAGEFWALKDVSFQIRRGEALGLVGANGAGKSTLLRIISGLIKPDTGSVKVRGRLAPLIALGAGFNPILTGRENIYANMSILGLSTKEIKDKFDDVVEFAEIADAIDAPVQTYSSGMAARLGFACAVHIEPEILLIDEVLSVGDIKFKVKCHNKLAKLREKGTAFVLVSHNSHSVLNICNHSLYLSKGKLILAGETESVIRKYEEDLYLNGTKNVLGAMVLPEKPETESLGIDIIAIYFKDDQGNVIAEPMTGESVTLCVKCKSYKKVDNANLGILIKALAGENEKVLYLTSASDNELLKISPGIVEIQMRMPHCGLIPGVYTAKIYIREGVRSFDIVESFRFIVRAGKNISKCLFYQPRNWNVISNAVTETILD; translated from the coding sequence ATGATCGTAAGTGGAATGAATGATACAGAAACTGCTATTCAATCTACAGATGATGATTTACTTATCTCAGTGGAGAATATTTCTAAAAAGTTTTGTCGGGATTTAAAGCAGTCCTTGTTTTACGGAGTCCAAGATATCGCTACAGAATTGATAGGCGGACGCCGCAAGAGTGATGTACTTAGAGCGGGAGAGTTTTGGGCGCTTAAGGATGTTAGTTTTCAAATCCGGCGGGGAGAGGCGCTAGGCTTGGTAGGAGCGAATGGGGCTGGTAAAAGTACGCTGCTACGAATTATTAGTGGTTTGATTAAGCCGGATACTGGCTCTGTCAAGGTTAGGGGTAGGTTGGCTCCTCTAATTGCCTTAGGAGCTGGATTTAACCCAATCCTTACTGGCAGAGAAAATATTTATGCAAATATGTCAATTTTAGGTTTATCAACAAAAGAAATTAAGGATAAATTTGATGATGTCGTAGAGTTTGCGGAAATTGCGGATGCTATTGATGCACCCGTGCAAACTTATAGTTCTGGCATGGCGGCAAGATTAGGATTTGCTTGTGCTGTTCATATCGAGCCAGAAATTTTGTTAATTGATGAAGTACTTTCTGTCGGAGATATAAAATTTAAAGTCAAGTGTCATAATAAGTTAGCAAAACTCCGAGAAAAAGGCACAGCTTTCGTACTAGTTTCTCATAATTCGCACAGTGTATTAAATATATGTAATCATTCACTTTATCTTTCAAAAGGTAAATTAATTTTAGCCGGAGAAACAGAATCAGTCATTCGGAAATATGAAGAAGACCTTTATTTAAATGGAACGAAAAATGTTTTAGGGGCAATGGTATTGCCAGAAAAACCCGAAACAGAAAGTTTAGGCATAGACATTATCGCCATATATTTTAAGGATGACCAAGGGAATGTGATTGCAGAACCAATGACCGGTGAGTCTGTGACTCTCTGTGTAAAATGCAAATCTTATAAAAAAGTTGATAATGCAAATTTAGGAATTTTAATTAAAGCTTTAGCTGGAGAGAATGAGAAGGTATTATATCTGACTTCAGCTAGTGATAATGAGCTTTTAAAAATATCTCCAGGCATAGTGGAGATTCAAATGCGAATGCCCCACTGTGGTTTAATTCCTGGTGTTTATACTGCCAAAATTTACATCAGAGAAGGGGTACGCTCCTTCGATATAGTTGAATCTTTTAGATTTATTGTGAGAGCTGGTAAAAATATCAGTAAATGTTTGTTTTATCAACCAAGAAACTGGAATGTGATCAGTAATGCCGTCACGGAAACAATACTTGACTAA
- a CDS encoding ABC transporter permease, with amino-acid sequence MDNAVKKINKRHKDRLQTLPEIIYTPESLLRRPLQLFRLMWLDLLASRELAWRLMIRDISAQYRQSILGFAWAFLPPIVMAAGFTLANDAKVINVGATDFPYPAYVMFSTALWQTFVEALNGPVQAVTVAKPMLARVNFPREAIILAKLGEVFFNFAIKLILIVAFFIWFRVPVGWTVILAPVALIHLILLGTLIGTLLSPLGILYQDVSKGLTMVTSFWIFLTPVIYPLPESGTFGLLVKLNPVTPLLVTTRELATTGVISNPYGFWIVSLITLVGLLLTWVAFRLAMPFVIERVSS; translated from the coding sequence ATGGATAATGCCGTGAAAAAGATAAATAAAAGGCATAAGGACAGATTGCAGACGCTGCCTGAGATAATTTACACGCCAGAAAGTTTGCTCAGGCGTCCTTTGCAATTATTTAGACTAATGTGGCTAGACTTGCTAGCTTCTAGAGAATTGGCTTGGCGACTGATGATCCGAGATATTAGCGCTCAGTATCGTCAGTCAATTCTGGGTTTTGCTTGGGCTTTTTTACCGCCAATTGTGATGGCAGCAGGATTTACTCTGGCAAATGATGCAAAAGTGATTAATGTTGGGGCAACAGATTTTCCTTATCCAGCTTATGTAATGTTTAGCACAGCCTTGTGGCAGACTTTTGTAGAAGCATTAAATGGCCCTGTGCAAGCGGTGACTGTAGCAAAACCAATGTTAGCCAGAGTTAATTTTCCGCGAGAGGCAATTATCTTAGCAAAGCTGGGTGAGGTATTTTTCAATTTTGCGATCAAACTTATTTTGATTGTGGCTTTTTTTATTTGGTTTCGGGTGCCTGTCGGTTGGACAGTTATTTTAGCTCCCGTGGCTTTAATTCATCTGATTCTGCTAGGAACATTAATTGGTACTTTATTATCTCCATTGGGGATACTATATCAGGATGTGTCAAAGGGACTAACAATGGTGACAAGTTTCTGGATTTTCCTAACTCCAGTCATTTATCCTTTACCAGAAAGTGGAACCTTTGGTTTGTTGGTAAAACTCAATCCTGTCACCCCTTTATTGGTAACAACACGGGAATTAGCAACCACTGGCGTGATATCAAATCCTTATGGCTTTTGGATTGTTAGTTTGATTACCTTGGTTGGCTTACTATTAACGTGGGTGGCGTTTCGTTTAGCAATGCCTTTTGTGATTGAGAGGGTAAGTTCATGA
- a CDS encoding glycosyltransferase, whose product MNDPLVTIVVVPRERFSCARESLESIYEHTDFPFQLVYVDGNSPAKVRRYLEAQAQAKGFQLIRTNYYLWPNHARNLGLHQVKTKYVVFIDNDVIVSPGWLKALIECAEETEATVVGPLMCQNLPLHEIVHFAGGESHIWLDKTGEQARQRLREKMYKQGQSVKDVREQLQRIQTELAEFHCVLVRTAIFERIGFLDEAMLNTKEHLDFCMSVRQAGGTVYFEPASIVTYVPGPPLEWTDLHYYMLRWSDAWQLCSLHRLRDKWNLAEDGYFQAKYKKLGWRRQMSILSPLNRLLSFGLSNHLGDRILIPLDKMLNRYLTNRYAKQQAQRMQQQASEQAPQSVARALSRT is encoded by the coding sequence ATGAACGACCCATTAGTTACAATTGTTGTTGTCCCGCGAGAGCGTTTTAGCTGCGCTCGTGAATCACTTGAGAGCATTTACGAACACACAGATTTTCCCTTCCAATTAGTTTACGTAGATGGTAATTCACCTGCTAAGGTTCGGCGTTATTTAGAAGCACAAGCACAGGCTAAGGGATTTCAACTAATTCGGACTAATTATTATCTTTGGCCAAATCATGCCAGAAACTTGGGTTTGCATCAGGTGAAAACCAAGTATGTTGTCTTCATTGATAACGATGTAATTGTTTCTCCAGGTTGGCTGAAAGCTTTGATTGAGTGTGCTGAGGAAACAGAAGCCACAGTTGTCGGGCCTTTAATGTGCCAAAACCTACCCCTACACGAAATTGTACATTTTGCCGGGGGAGAATCGCATATTTGGCTAGATAAAACTGGGGAGCAAGCCAGGCAGCGTCTGCGAGAGAAAATGTACAAACAAGGGCAGTCAGTCAAGGATGTGCGCGAACAACTGCAACGCATCCAAACCGAACTAGCGGAGTTCCACTGCGTACTAGTTCGCACAGCAATATTTGAGCGAATTGGCTTTTTAGATGAAGCGATGCTCAATACCAAAGAGCATCTGGATTTTTGCATGAGTGTCAGGCAAGCAGGTGGTACAGTCTACTTTGAACCTGCTTCTATAGTGACCTATGTTCCAGGGCCACCTTTAGAGTGGACAGACTTACATTACTATATGCTGCGTTGGAGTGATGCTTGGCAGCTTTGTAGCTTACATCGCTTGCGTGACAAATGGAATCTAGCTGAGGATGGATATTTCCAAGCAAAATACAAAAAATTGGGATGGCGGCGACAAATGTCAATTCTGAGTCCTTTAAACCGTCTCCTTAGCTTTGGGTTAAGCAATCACTTGGGCGATCGCATCTTAATTCCTTTAGACAAGATGTTAAATCGCTATCTTACAAATCGTTATGCTAAACAACAAGCTCAAAGGATGCAACAGCAAGCATCTGAGCAGGCACCCCAATCAGTAGCCAGAGCATTATCGCGGACTTGA
- a CDS encoding glycosyltransferase, translating to MKIAFIVWEFPILSETFILNQIVGLIKRGHEVDIYACQQGDISKVHPDVKKYQLLERTYYLNQIPKNLLWRIIKGIELLCVNSYKDPLLYLRSLNFFKYGKEAISLWLLYTAIPSFQKSYDIIHCQFGTQSFSGMAFRHMNAPNAKLITTFRGHDISSYVQQRGDRIYSQLFRSGDFFLANCEFFRQRAIALGCHPNKIVVHGSGIDCSRFRFAPRYPHPDGKVRIATTGRLVEKKGIEYSIRAVAKLAKTNPNIEYNIIGDGPLKQELQELIQELGVSHIVKLLGQKNQQELIEILDNSHIFIAPCVTAKDGNQDAPVNVLKEAMAMGLPVVSTLHGGVPELVEDGVSGFLVPERNVDALAEKLDYLINHSEIWPQMGKSGRTYVEKNYDIEKLNDELVKIYQQLFYSEDSQKKLSVQPATI from the coding sequence ATGAAAATAGCTTTTATTGTCTGGGAGTTTCCAATTCTATCAGAAACATTTATATTGAATCAAATTGTTGGTTTAATCAAACGGGGACATGAAGTTGATATCTATGCCTGCCAACAGGGTGATATCTCGAAAGTCCATCCAGACGTGAAAAAATATCAATTACTTGAGCGTACTTACTATTTAAATCAAATACCAAAAAATCTTCTGTGGCGGATTATAAAAGGTATTGAATTGTTGTGCGTCAATTCCTACAAAGATCCCTTACTGTATCTGCGATCGCTAAACTTTTTTAAGTATGGCAAAGAAGCGATTTCATTGTGGTTGCTATATACAGCCATACCTTCATTTCAAAAGTCATACGATATCATTCATTGCCAATTTGGAACACAAAGTTTCAGTGGCATGGCATTTCGTCACATGAATGCTCCCAACGCAAAGTTAATTACCACATTTCGCGGACATGATATTAGCAGCTATGTTCAACAGCGTGGCGATCGCATTTACAGCCAACTATTCCGTAGCGGAGACTTTTTTCTTGCCAACTGCGAATTTTTCAGACAGAGGGCGATCGCCCTTGGCTGCCACCCAAATAAAATTGTCGTACATGGTTCGGGAATTGATTGCAGTCGTTTTCGCTTTGCCCCTCGTTATCCCCACCCCGATGGTAAAGTGCGAATTGCCACAACTGGTCGCCTTGTAGAAAAAAAAGGTATAGAGTACAGCATTAGGGCAGTGGCGAAACTAGCAAAAACTAACCCAAATATTGAGTACAACATAATTGGTGATGGCCCTTTAAAACAAGAATTACAGGAATTAATACAGGAATTAGGCGTTAGTCATATAGTCAAGTTACTAGGTCAGAAAAACCAACAAGAACTGATTGAAATTCTCGACAACTCCCATATTTTTATAGCACCTTGTGTCACAGCTAAAGATGGCAACCAAGATGCTCCTGTGAATGTTTTAAAAGAAGCAATGGCAATGGGTTTGCCAGTTGTAAGCACTTTACATGGCGGTGTACCTGAACTAGTAGAAGATGGTGTTTCCGGCTTCTTAGTTCCAGAACGCAACGTAGATGCTTTGGCTGAGAAATTAGATTACCTAATTAACCATTCAGAAATTTGGCCGCAAATGGGCAAATCTGGTCGCACATATGTAGAAAAAAACTATGATATCGAAAAGCTTAACGACGAGCTAGTCAAAATTTATCAGCAACTATTTTACTCAGAAGATTCTCAAAAAAAGTTGTCAGTTCAACCCGCAACTATTTGA
- a CDS encoding glycosyltransferase family 2 protein yields MSSLNSHNKDRLINDKYSPLVSVIIPVFNDAQRLQICLEALENQTYPKHLYKVIVVDNGSDPDEDIEGVVAKFGQAIATSESLPGSYAARNKGISLVQGDVIAFTDADCIPAQDWIEKGVKHLLETPNCGLVAGKIETIFKDKEQATPVELFESITAFPQKQLLEERHYGATANVFTFKSVLDRVGIFDARLKSHGDVNWGRRVFAYGYKQVYADDTCVAHPARYSFTELYKRTIRLAGGFYDLQIRSEPSVFKQNLIFCKNLIKHLIPPLMWVYTALIDKRLNTIEDKMKVSLVMFFVRYVYAKEIIMLKLGSNSARE; encoded by the coding sequence ATGAGCAGTCTAAATTCTCACAACAAAGATAGACTGATAAATGATAAATATAGTCCACTGGTTTCTGTTATCATTCCAGTTTTCAATGATGCTCAACGTCTGCAAATTTGTTTAGAGGCATTAGAAAATCAAACTTACCCAAAACACCTTTACAAGGTCATTGTTGTTGATAACGGTTCAGATCCAGACGAAGATATTGAGGGTGTGGTTGCTAAGTTTGGACAAGCGATCGCTACTTCAGAAAGCCTTCCTGGATCCTATGCAGCTCGCAATAAAGGAATATCTTTAGTACAAGGAGATGTAATTGCTTTTACTGATGCCGATTGCATACCTGCTCAAGATTGGATTGAAAAGGGTGTGAAACACTTATTAGAAACACCGAACTGTGGATTAGTAGCAGGTAAGATTGAAACTATATTCAAAGATAAAGAGCAAGCAACGCCTGTAGAACTTTTTGAAAGTATTACAGCTTTTCCTCAAAAGCAACTTTTAGAAGAGCGTCACTATGGAGCAACAGCAAATGTTTTTACATTTAAAAGTGTTCTAGATCGGGTAGGAATTTTTGATGCTCGCTTGAAATCACATGGAGATGTTAATTGGGGTCGCCGGGTTTTTGCCTATGGTTACAAACAAGTTTATGCAGATGATACTTGTGTAGCTCATCCCGCAAGATATTCTTTTACTGAGTTATATAAAAGAACCATTAGACTGGCTGGAGGATTTTATGATTTACAAATTAGGAGTGAACCTTCAGTTTTTAAGCAAAATTTGATATTTTGCAAGAATTTAATTAAGCACTTAATACCACCTTTAATGTGGGTTTACACTGCTTTAATTGACAAAAGACTCAACACAATAGAAGATAAAATGAAGGTTTCTTTAGTTATGTTTTTTGTAAGATATGTATATGCAAAAGAAATAATAATGTTAAAACTAGGAAGTAACTCAGCTAGAGAATAA
- a CDS encoding NAD(P)/FAD-dependent oxidoreductase: MEKYPVVIIGAGPAGLTAAYQLVKQGIKSIVVEQADKVGGISRTETYKGYRFDIGGHRFFTKVTEVQQLWQEVLKDDFIKVPRLSRIYYQGNFFNYPLSLFNTLSNLGIKQSFLILLSYLKAKLKARLQPKAEPENFEEWVSDRFGGRLYEIFFKTYTEKVWGIPCNQIRADWAAQRIQGMSLKRAVINALFGSQNAKSLIKEFDYPILGPGMMWERFQEEVEKKGTPVLLNTQVTRVEHQDNRIKSITVRQGENTIQCSGDHFISSMPVSALIHRLDPPAPDYVLEASRGLKYRDFLIVSLIIDEESLFPDNWLYIHSPEFKVGRIQNFKNWSPAMVPDQSKTCLGMEYFCSQGDEIWEMSDKELIDLASHEIVELGLVNKLGNIEDGVVIRQHKAYPVYDGEYRQHLQVIQNYLETFENLQTVGRNGMHRYNNQDHSMLTGMLAVKNILGENHDLWNVNTERSYYEEFTKQEWQSKNPSIDNKNYLTVLEVNSQSQNQDNNTPEQELVSQSPKK; encoded by the coding sequence ATGGAAAAATATCCTGTTGTCATTATTGGAGCTGGCCCAGCTGGTTTGACTGCTGCCTACCAACTAGTTAAGCAAGGTATTAAATCTATCGTTGTTGAACAAGCTGACAAAGTGGGTGGGATTTCCCGTACAGAGACGTATAAAGGCTATCGCTTTGACATCGGTGGTCATCGCTTTTTCACCAAAGTCACAGAAGTACAACAACTATGGCAGGAAGTTTTAAAAGATGATTTCATCAAAGTCCCTCGTCTGTCGCGGATCTACTATCAGGGTAATTTTTTCAACTATCCCCTTTCTCTTTTCAATACACTATCCAATCTAGGCATCAAACAAAGCTTCTTGATTTTATTGAGCTACCTGAAGGCAAAACTTAAAGCAAGACTACAACCCAAAGCAGAACCTGAAAATTTTGAAGAATGGGTAAGCGATCGCTTTGGTGGTCGTCTCTACGAAATATTCTTTAAAACATATACCGAGAAGGTATGGGGAATTCCTTGCAACCAAATTCGTGCAGATTGGGCAGCACAAAGAATTCAAGGAATGTCGCTCAAAAGAGCAGTTATCAATGCTCTATTCGGAAGTCAAAATGCCAAAAGCTTAATCAAGGAATTTGACTACCCGATTTTAGGGCCGGGAATGATGTGGGAGCGATTTCAAGAAGAAGTAGAAAAAAAAGGTACTCCAGTACTTCTCAACACTCAAGTAACCCGTGTAGAACACCAAGACAATCGCATCAAGAGTATTACAGTTCGGCAAGGAGAGAACACAATCCAATGTTCTGGCGACCACTTCATCTCTAGTATGCCGGTAAGCGCACTCATTCATCGACTTGATCCTCCAGCACCTGACTATGTATTGGAAGCTTCTCGTGGTCTGAAATATCGAGATTTCTTGATTGTGTCGCTGATTATTGATGAAGAAAGCCTATTCCCCGACAACTGGCTTTACATCCACAGCCCAGAATTCAAAGTTGGACGCATTCAGAATTTTAAAAATTGGAGTCCGGCAATGGTACCTGACCAAAGCAAGACTTGCCTGGGGATGGAATACTTCTGTAGCCAGGGTGATGAGATTTGGGAAATGTCTGACAAAGAACTGATTGATTTAGCTAGTCATGAAATTGTTGAATTAGGTTTAGTAAATAAGTTAGGCAATATAGAAGATGGAGTGGTTATCCGACAGCACAAAGCCTATCCAGTATATGACGGAGAATATCGCCAACATCTTCAAGTGATTCAGAATTATTTAGAAACATTTGAAAATTTACAAACTGTTGGTCGTAATGGAATGCACCGATACAATAATCAAGACCATTCGATGCTAACAGGAATGCTTGCTGTCAAAAACATCTTAGGAGAAAACCACGATTTGTGGAATGTTAATACAGAACGTTCTTACTACGAAGAGTTTACCAAACAGGAATGGCAGTCAAAAAACCCTTCTATAGACAATAAAAACTACCTAACTGTATTAGAGGTCAATAGCCAGAGTCAAAATCAGGATAATAACACTCCAGAACAAGAGCTTGTCAGCCAGTCTCCAAAGAAGTAA
- a CDS encoding glycosyltransferase family 2 protein translates to MTLPATKLVISVIIPVHNGGASFHHCLSSLANAMPAPAEIIVVADGDTDGSWLVAEEFGAKVLRIPTSGGPAKARNLGARAATGDILFFIDADVTITPDAIGKVEKAFIDEPELAALIGSYDDAPGASNFLSQYKNLFHHYTHQTAKEEAFTFWGACGAIRRQIFLNLGGFDESYRRPSIEDIELGYRLKQAGHKIRLCKDLQVKHLKYWGVMSLLKAEFFYRALPWTELIWRDRQLSNDLNLGLKSRLSVILTYGLVISLLAAFWFPGFLAAALILGFLLLAFNLQVYRFFHCKRGFWFALRVIPWHWLYYLYGGLAFAIGTARYIFSVKFA, encoded by the coding sequence ATGACTTTACCTGCTACAAAATTGGTAATCTCAGTCATTATTCCTGTTCACAATGGAGGTGCTAGCTTTCACCACTGCCTGTCCAGTTTGGCTAATGCCATGCCTGCTCCGGCTGAAATCATAGTTGTAGCTGATGGAGATACAGATGGTTCATGGCTTGTAGCTGAAGAATTTGGCGCCAAGGTGCTGAGAATACCTACATCTGGTGGTCCAGCGAAAGCGCGTAACTTAGGGGCGCGTGCTGCAACAGGTGACATTCTCTTCTTTATAGATGCTGATGTAACCATCACTCCAGATGCTATTGGCAAAGTAGAAAAAGCTTTTATCGATGAGCCAGAATTGGCTGCTTTGATTGGCTCCTATGACGATGCACCTGGTGCGAGCAACTTTTTGTCGCAGTATAAAAACTTGTTCCACCACTACACCCATCAGACAGCAAAAGAGGAAGCATTTACCTTCTGGGGTGCTTGCGGAGCTATTCGGCGTCAAATATTCCTCAACTTAGGAGGCTTCGATGAAAGTTATCGCAGACCTAGCATTGAAGATATAGAGTTAGGCTATCGTTTGAAACAGGCTGGCCACAAAATTCGGCTTTGCAAGGATTTGCAAGTCAAGCATTTAAAGTATTGGGGTGTAATGTCTTTATTAAAAGCTGAATTTTTTTACCGTGCTCTGCCTTGGACGGAATTAATTTGGCGCGATCGCCAGTTGAGTAACGATCTAAATCTAGGGCTAAAAAGTCGCCTAAGTGTAATTTTGACTTATGGGCTTGTAATTTCTCTGCTTGCCGCCTTTTGGTTTCCAGGATTTTTAGCAGCAGCCTTGATACTAGGCTTTTTACTTTTAGCCTTTAATCTCCAAGTTTATCGTTTCTTCCATTGCAAGCGCGGTTTTTGGTTTGCGCTTCGCGTCATTCCGTGGCATTGGCTTTACTACCTATATGGCGGTCTAGCATTTGCAATCGGGACAGCCCGCTACATTTTTTCTGTCAAGTTTGCATAG
- a CDS encoding endo-1,4-beta-xylanase has protein sequence MSTFAGTDALAIASGYRHQNNPIQVTAQKNKDFSVVENTPLRKRAAAKGLIYGAATQTSTLCLDTKFATKFAQECAMLVPENELKWKALRPSFNSFDFTRSDWLAHFASTNKMLLRGHTLVWHESLPQWFKAIVNNRNAEQIMLKHITTVVGHYAGKIHSWDVVNEAVFPEHGRADGLRNTPWLKFLGLNYIDFAFRMAAQADPKALLVYNDYGLEYDTPGDEAKRTAVLKLLERLKSQGTPVQALGIQAHLEGEAPFNAKKLKAFLKNVADLGLKIIITELDVAENMLPKNILVRDRLVAKIYEDYLSVVLDETAVIAVLTWGLSDRYTWLRDQKFRKDGETVRPLPLDAQMERKLAWYAMARAFDQAPMRVF, from the coding sequence ATGAGTACTTTTGCCGGAACAGATGCCTTGGCGATCGCTAGTGGATATAGGCACCAAAACAATCCGATTCAAGTGACTGCTCAAAAGAATAAAGATTTTTCAGTAGTGGAGAATACTCCCTTGCGTAAACGAGCGGCAGCAAAAGGATTAATTTATGGGGCAGCTACTCAAACATCTACACTCTGCTTAGATACAAAGTTTGCAACGAAGTTTGCTCAAGAATGCGCCATGCTGGTGCCAGAAAATGAGCTGAAGTGGAAAGCACTTCGCCCTAGCTTTAACAGTTTTGATTTTACTCGCAGTGATTGGCTAGCTCACTTTGCCAGTACTAATAAGATGCTTTTGCGTGGACACACTTTGGTATGGCACGAAAGTTTACCGCAATGGTTCAAGGCTATAGTCAATAACCGAAACGCCGAGCAGATAATGCTGAAACATATTACAACAGTTGTTGGGCATTATGCTGGGAAAATTCACTCATGGGATGTGGTTAACGAGGCAGTTTTTCCTGAACACGGGCGAGCTGATGGCTTGCGAAATACGCCGTGGCTGAAGTTTTTAGGGCTAAATTATATCGACTTTGCCTTTCGTATGGCAGCACAAGCAGATCCAAAGGCGTTGTTAGTTTATAACGATTATGGATTGGAATACGACACTCCTGGTGATGAAGCAAAGAGAACTGCTGTTTTAAAGTTGCTAGAGCGCTTGAAGTCTCAAGGAACACCAGTGCAGGCTCTTGGTATTCAAGCTCACTTAGAAGGAGAAGCTCCCTTTAACGCTAAAAAGCTAAAGGCTTTTTTGAAAAATGTTGCTGATCTTGGTTTAAAAATCATAATTACCGAACTAGATGTAGCAGAAAATATGCTACCTAAAAATATTTTGGTACGCGATCGCCTGGTTGCCAAAATCTATGAAGATTATCTGTCGGTAGTTTTGGATGAAACAGCAGTCATTGCTGTCTTGACTTGGGGATTAAGCGATCGCTATACCTGGCTGCGGGATCAAAAATTTCGCAAAGATGGTGAAACAGTTCGTCCTTTGCCACTTGATGCTCAAATGGAGCGTAAACTAGCATGGTATGCTATGGCACGAGCTTTTGATCAGGCTCCCATGCGTGTGTTCTAA
- a CDS encoding alpha/beta hydrolase, which yields MSLFCLVHAACQGAWAWDLVIPYLQAQGHKAVAMDLPIENPSATLSDFAEAVMRSLPPDENDVILVGTSMAGTVIPLVANQCSVRKLVFLAALIPYPGMNIIEQTYEDIPPEMVKAAGYELPEASKLEQVRDEPDIFNPASLGKNFEDEAVAMEFFFHDCNPDVASWAISKMRNHLSSASITEVFPLPALPDVESIYIVCTEDRIISPTWSRYAARKRLGVDAIELPAGHCPYLSRPTQLADILLTLC from the coding sequence ATGAGTCTTTTTTGTCTAGTTCACGCCGCTTGTCAAGGAGCGTGGGCTTGGGATCTAGTTATTCCCTATTTGCAGGCGCAAGGGCATAAGGCGGTGGCAATGGATTTACCTATTGAAAATCCTTCCGCTACTCTATCAGATTTTGCAGAAGCTGTGATGCGATCGCTTCCACCAGATGAAAACGATGTGATACTTGTGGGAACCTCGATGGCTGGTACTGTGATTCCCCTTGTTGCCAACCAGTGTTCAGTCCGTAAGCTGGTATTTCTTGCTGCACTAATCCCATACCCAGGTATGAATATAATTGAACAAACTTATGAAGATATTCCTCCTGAGATGGTAAAGGCAGCAGGTTATGAGCTACCAGAAGCCAGTAAACTTGAGCAGGTGCGTGACGAGCCTGATATATTTAATCCGGCTTCGCTAGGGAAAAACTTTGAAGATGAAGCAGTAGCGATGGAATTTTTCTTTCATGACTGCAATCCTGATGTAGCGAGTTGGGCAATATCTAAGATGCGAAATCATCTATCATCTGCATCTATAACAGAGGTTTTTCCCTTGCCAGCTTTACCTGATGTAGAATCTATCTATATTGTCTGTACTGAAGATAGAATAATTTCCCCTACATGGTCTAGATATGCTGCACGTAAACGTCTAGGAGTGGATGCGATAGAATTACCCGCAGGACATTGCCCTTACTTGTCTCGTCCTACTCAACTTGCTGATATTCTACTGACTTTGTGTTAA